The following proteins are co-located in the Acidimicrobiales bacterium genome:
- a CDS encoding DUF4129 domain-containing protein, translated as MTDRRGTARGAPPSAPAGFRRWHGHAASAPGVRVAGRAGAVVAVVAAVLTVLTGVALPHAAAAPAVAAERAGSGAVGSGATGSGGTGLSAAGSSATGWASVATHHPSGNAAVGAVATPHVVSGPARTADLPEPTWTPPEVRDAADDVLDGAEFQRPEPNLLERARAWVEERIGRVLQGLVTGDGASVLGWIVLLASVVAIGLLLARFSRSVQRDPARAAAVSVERARTAAQWAEEAERLEAEQEWKSALRCRFRSLVASLVDHGRVDDVPGRTAGEYRAEVDAGLPEAAADFAEATYLFEDAWYGDQPTGRAENERFRALAAAVLAASAEHRSEGPAGPVVTEAEAVSA; from the coding sequence GTGACCGACCGCCGCGGCACGGCCCGTGGTGCGCCGCCGAGCGCCCCGGCCGGCTTCCGTCGGTGGCACGGCCACGCGGCGTCGGCCCCCGGGGTGCGGGTCGCCGGCCGTGCCGGCGCCGTCGTGGCCGTCGTGGCCGCCGTGCTCACCGTGCTCACCGGGGTGGCCCTCCCGCACGCGGCCGCGGCGCCGGCGGTCGCCGCCGAGCGTGCGGGTTCGGGCGCCGTGGGGTCGGGCGCCACCGGGTCGGGCGGCACGGGGCTGAGCGCCGCAGGGTCGAGCGCCACGGGGTGGGCGTCCGTCGCCACGCACCACCCGTCGGGCAACGCGGCGGTGGGCGCGGTCGCCACGCCCCACGTCGTGTCGGGCCCAGCCCGCACCGCCGACCTGCCCGAGCCCACCTGGACCCCGCCCGAGGTCCGCGACGCCGCCGACGACGTGCTCGACGGGGCCGAGTTCCAGCGGCCCGAGCCCAACCTCCTCGAGCGGGCGAGGGCCTGGGTGGAGGAGCGCATCGGGCGGGTGCTGCAGGGCCTCGTCACCGGCGACGGCGCGTCCGTGCTCGGTTGGATCGTGCTGCTCGCCTCGGTCGTGGCCATCGGGCTGCTCCTCGCCCGCTTCAGCCGCTCGGTGCAGCGCGACCCAGCCCGGGCGGCGGCGGTCAGCGTCGAGCGGGCCCGCACCGCCGCCCAGTGGGCCGAGGAGGCCGAGCGCCTCGAGGCCGAGCAGGAGTGGAAGTCGGCGCTGCGGTGTCGCTTCCGCTCCCTGGTGGCCTCACTGGTCGATCACGGTCGGGTGGACGACGTCCCCGGCCGCACCGCCGGCGAGTACCGGGCCGAGGTCGATGCCGGCCTGCCCGAGGCCGCCGCCGACTTCGCCGAGGCCACCTACCTGTTCGAGGACGCCTGGTACGGCGACCAGCCGACGGGCCGGGCCGAGAACGAGCGGTTCCGCGCGCTGGCCGCCGCGGTGCTGGCCGCCTCGGCCGAGCATCGCTCCGAGGGGCCCGCCGGGCCCGTCGTGACCGAGGCCGAGGCGGTGTCGGCGTGA
- a CDS encoding DUF4350 domain-containing protein gives MTATAGIGAAPGGAGSGPSARRGGALFWVGLGVAVVALALVAGRPPSDGEPLSPDATGPLGAKGLVLLLGDLEAEVDTPTEVPDGATDVVLLLSDQTDEAQQDELLEWVGEGGILVVADPASTFTPAPAGTTDVLGGVVTTSTPPGVCTIDVLADVGRIDARGGLAYDVEGSSGRCYGDDDAAFVVTTDVGDGTVVAVGGAGMFTNEALGELDNAVLAAAFLAPQPGTRVAFLQPPTPGSGDDGLGDLVAPGVKAAIFQLVVAFVVYALWRARRLGPPIEEPQPVQIAGSELVGAVGELLQQSRDPARAADLLRDDLRRSLCAHLGLGADSTPEVVASVTAQRTGVDAESIHAALAGPPLTSDHDLVTLAQTHETIRKELLHGSGT, from the coding sequence GTGACCGCCACCGCCGGCATCGGCGCCGCACCGGGAGGGGCCGGGAGCGGCCCGTCGGCCCGGCGCGGCGGCGCCCTCTTCTGGGTCGGCCTGGGGGTGGCCGTCGTGGCCCTCGCCCTCGTCGCGGGCCGCCCGCCGAGCGACGGCGAACCCCTGTCCCCGGACGCCACCGGCCCCCTCGGGGCCAAGGGCCTCGTCCTGCTCCTCGGGGACCTCGAAGCCGAGGTGGACACGCCCACCGAGGTGCCCGACGGCGCCACCGACGTCGTCCTCCTGCTCTCCGACCAGACCGACGAGGCGCAGCAGGACGAGCTCCTCGAGTGGGTGGGGGAGGGTGGCATCCTCGTCGTGGCCGACCCCGCCTCCACGTTCACGCCCGCCCCGGCGGGCACCACCGACGTGCTCGGTGGTGTCGTCACCACCAGCACCCCTCCGGGCGTGTGCACCATCGACGTGCTCGCCGACGTGGGCCGCATCGATGCCCGCGGGGGCCTCGCGTACGACGTCGAGGGGTCGTCGGGCCGCTGCTACGGCGACGACGACGCGGCCTTCGTGGTCACCACCGACGTGGGTGACGGCACGGTCGTCGCCGTCGGCGGCGCCGGCATGTTCACCAACGAGGCCCTCGGCGAGCTGGACAACGCCGTGCTCGCCGCGGCCTTCCTCGCACCGCAGCCAGGCACCCGGGTCGCCTTCCTCCAGCCCCCGACCCCCGGATCGGGCGACGACGGCCTCGGCGACCTCGTGGCCCCCGGGGTGAAGGCCGCCATCTTCCAGCTGGTGGTCGCCTTCGTGGTCTACGCGCTCTGGCGGGCCCGCCGCCTCGGACCGCCGATCGAAGAGCCCCAGCCGGTGCAGATCGCCGGCTCCGAGCTCGTGGGGGCGGTCGGTGAGCTGCTCCAGCAGTCACGCGACCCGGCACGCGCCGCCGACCTGCTCCGTGACGATCTCCGTCGCAGCCTCTGCGCCCACCTCGGCCTCGGGGCCGACTCGACCCCCGAGGTGGTCGCCAGCGTCACCGCCCAGCGCACCGGCGTCGACGCCGAGTCGATCCACGCCGCGCTCGCCGGCCCTCCCCTCACCAGCGACCACGACCTCGTGACGCTGGCCCAGACCCACGAGACCATCCGCAAGGAGCTCCTCCATGGTTCCGGAACCTGA
- a CDS encoding MoxR family ATPase, with translation MVPEPDGPASPPPASPPAGSPPPVPPPPGAPPQTPAGGPSGPSPSRAAVVAVRDEVGKVVVGQEGVLSGLIAALLVDGHVLLEGVPGVAKTLLVKALAGALDLDFKRVQFTPDLMPSDVTGQVIFEASESTFRFREGPVFTNLFLADEINRTPPKTQAALLESMEERQVTVDGERRPLPEPFIVIATQNPVEYEGTYPLPEAQLDRFLFKLLVDYPTAQQEQLVLARHDQGLDPHDLASTGLRAVASAADLLAAREEVKAVRVEAPVLAYIVALARATRESPSLTLGVSPRGAASLLHASKAWAWLAGRPFVTPDEVKAVAKPALRHRLLLRPELELEGATADGVLDGVLAAVPAPR, from the coding sequence ATGGTTCCGGAACCTGACGGCCCCGCCAGCCCGCCCCCGGCTTCACCGCCGGCCGGGTCCCCGCCACCGGTGCCGCCACCGCCGGGCGCCCCGCCGCAGACCCCGGCCGGGGGACCGTCCGGCCCGTCACCGTCGCGGGCGGCCGTCGTGGCGGTCCGCGACGAGGTCGGCAAGGTCGTGGTGGGCCAGGAAGGCGTGCTCTCCGGGCTGATCGCCGCCCTCCTCGTCGACGGCCACGTGCTCCTCGAAGGAGTCCCCGGCGTGGCCAAGACCCTGCTGGTGAAGGCACTCGCGGGTGCGCTCGACCTCGACTTCAAGCGGGTCCAGTTCACCCCCGACCTGATGCCGTCCGACGTGACCGGCCAGGTGATCTTCGAGGCCTCCGAGAGCACGTTCCGGTTCCGTGAGGGCCCCGTGTTCACGAACCTGTTCCTCGCCGACGAGATCAACCGCACCCCGCCCAAGACGCAGGCGGCCCTGCTCGAGTCCATGGAGGAGCGCCAGGTCACCGTCGACGGGGAGCGCCGCCCGCTGCCCGAGCCCTTCATCGTCATCGCCACCCAGAACCCCGTCGAGTACGAGGGCACCTACCCCCTGCCCGAGGCACAGCTCGACCGGTTCCTGTTCAAGCTGCTGGTCGACTACCCGACCGCCCAGCAGGAGCAGTTGGTGCTGGCCCGCCACGACCAGGGCCTCGACCCCCACGACCTCGCGTCGACCGGCCTGCGGGCGGTGGCCTCGGCCGCCGACCTGCTCGCCGCGCGCGAGGAGGTCAAGGCCGTGCGGGTCGAGGCGCCGGTGCTGGCGTACATCGTCGCCTTGGCCCGGGCCACCCGTGAGTCCCCGTCGCTCACCCTCGGCGTCTCCCCTCGTGGCGCGGCCTCGTTGCTGCACGCCTCCAAGGCCTGGGCCTGGCTGGCGGGCCGCCCGTTCGTCACCCCCGACGAGGTCAAGGCCGTGGCCAAGCCCGCGCTGCGCCACCGGCTCCTGCTCCGCCCCGAGCTCGAGCTCGAGGGCGCCACGGCCGACGGCGTCCTCGATGGCGTGCTCGCCGCCGTCCCGGCGCCCCGCTGA